A single window of Nicotiana sylvestris chromosome 3, ASM39365v2, whole genome shotgun sequence DNA harbors:
- the LOC104222262 gene encoding U-box domain-containing protein 35-like, with amino-acid sequence MEEKDGVVTKVEGLSALNPLNSSTIAVAINGKKKSKYVVSWALDKFVPEGKVCFKLLHVRPCITGVPTPMGNSIPISQVRDDVVAAFRKDVEWQTSEKLHPYKMLCTRLKVQVEVVQLESDDIVEAIAHEVSKLNIIKLVIGASSWSIFSRGQSLSSRISDSIPSFCTIYAVSRGKLLSIRPSNSEINGSSWTEDSNTSCSISTSTGHSSSLLTEKSDLDSSSSYSQFRSPSLPIQRFQALSNINQNFPHRRAISNEIIHHKNYSLDFGDSEDDVSSCPQRSFLRERNNLASSFRSLVTDFYTMADDQASTSGAPTDLSLRNEVDINFELEKLRTELRHTQGMYAVAQTEVLDASRKMNELQNRRLEEEIKLQEISLKEEEAKDLVRKEKEEYKAAKREADYVKDCAEREAALRKEAELLALREAKEKDKLENALTDQAHQYQEFTWEEIVSSTSSFAENLKIGVGAYGTVYKCSLRHTTVAVKVLHSKSKGSDLTKQFQQELKILSKIRHPHLLILLGVCPDRGCLVYEFMENGSLEERLFRKHDTPPIPWFDRYRIAWEVASALAFLHNSKPDPIIHRDLKPANILLDRNFVSKIGDVGLSTMINSDAALSTIYRDTGPVGTLCYIDPEYQRTGMISPKSDVYAFGMVLLQLLTAKAPMGLPHIVETAIDKDSLTKVLDSKAGEWPLEETKKLAALALKCTEICRRDRPDLKEEILPALEKLKEVANKARDSASTTRPPPPTYYLCPLLKDVMEEPCVAADGYTYDRKAIETWLKDNDISPMTNLPLPHKNLLPNYALLSAILDWKSRKAGNI; translated from the exons ATGGAAGAAAAAGATGGAGTAGTAACTAAAGTGGAAGGCCTAAGTGCTTTGAATCCATTAAACTCTTCCACCATTGCAGTAGCTATTAATGGTAAGAAAAAAAGCAAATATGTTGTGAGCTGGGCATTAGACAAATTTGTGCCTGAAGGAAAGGTTTGCTTCAAGCTGTTACATGTCCGGCCGTGCATAACTGGTGTGCCAACTCCCA TGGGAAACTCTATACCTATTTCACAAGTGCGGGATGATGTAGTGGCCGCTTTCCGGAAGGATGTAGAATGGCAAACAAGTGAAAAGCTGCATCCTTACAAGATGTTATGCACTAGACTAAAG GTCCAAGTAGAAGTTGTACAGCTTGAATCAGATGATATCGTGGAAGCAATAGCACATGAGGTCTCCAAACTTAACATCATCAAGCTTGTCATAGGTGCTTCGTCTTGGAGCATATTTTCTAG GGGACAAAGCTTATCCTCAAGAATCTCAGACAGTATTCCAAGCTTTTGTACCATCTATGCTGTTTCAAGAGGAAAGTTGTTATCTATACGTCCTTCTAATTCAGAGATAAATGGAAGCAGTTGGACTGAAGATAGCAACACTAGCTGCTCAATCAGCACTTCAACAGGCCACTCTTCCAGTTTACTAACAG AAAAGTCAGACCTGGACTCAAGTTCTTCGTACAGTCAATTCCGTTCTCCTTCACTGCCAATACAAAGATTTCAAGCTCTTTCAAATATTAATCAGAACTTTCCTCATAGAAGAGCAATCTCAAATGAAATCATCCACCATAAGAACTATTCTCTTGATTTTGGAGACAGCGAGGACGATGTCAGTTCTTGTCCCCAAAGATCATTTCTTAGGGAAAGGAATAATCTTGCTTCTAGTTTTCGGAGCTTAGTAACAGACTTTTATACAATGGCAGATGATCAAGCTTCCACCTCAGGGGCTCCAACAGATTTATCATTGAGAAATGAG GTGGATATCAATTTTGAGCTAGAGAAGCTAAGAACTGAACTAAGACATACTCAAGGAATGTACGCAGTTGCACAAACTGAAGTACTTGATGCTTCTAGGAAG ATGAATGAACTTCAAAACCGCCGGTTGGAGGAAGAAATTAAACTCCAGGAAATTAGTTTAAAGGAGGAAGAAGCAAAAGATTTGGTACGAAAAGAGAAAGAGGAGTACAAAGCTGCAAAAAGAGAAGCTGATTATGTGAAGGACTGTGCTGAAAGAGAGGCTGCACTAAGAAAAGAAGCGGAACTATTAGCATTACGTGAGGCAAAAGAAAAAGACAAGCTTGAAAATGCCTTGACAGATCAGGCACATCAGTACCAGGAATTTACTTGGGAAGAAATCGTATCTTCTACCTCTTCATTTGCTGAAAATCTTAAAATTGGTGTGGGCGCATATGGAACCGTTTATAAGTGCAGCTTGCGTCATACTACAGTTGCCGTCAAAGTTCTTCACTCCAAGTCCAAGGGATCTGACCTGACGAAGCAGTTTCAACAAGAG CTGAAAATATTGAGCAAAATTCGTCATCCACACTTGTTAATCCTTCTTGGCGTGTGCCCTGATCGTGGTTGCTTAGTGTATGAGTTCATGGAAAATGGTAGCTTAGAGGAGAGGTTGTTCAGGAAACATGATACACCTCCAATTCCATGGTTTGATAGATATCGAATTGCATGGGAAGTGGCCTCTGCTCTCGCCTTTCTTCACAACTCCAAGCCAGATCCAATTATTCATCGTGATCTAAAGCCAGCAAACATATTGCTTGATCGTAATTTTGTCAGTAAAATTGGCGATGTTGGCCTGTCAACAATGATAAATTCAGACGCTGCATTATCCACCATTTACAGAGATACAGGTCCTGTGGGAACACTTTGCTACATCGACCCTGAGTACCAAAGGACCGGAATGATCTCTCCAAAATCTGATGTTTATGCATTTGGGATGGTTCTCTTGCAGTTGTTAACAGCAAAAGCACCAATGGGGCTTCCCCACATTGTTGAAACAGCAATCGATAAGGATAGTCTAACTAAGGTACTAGATTCAAAGGCTGGTGAATGGCcattagaagaaacaaagaaactaGCAGCGCTAGCACTTAAATGCACAGAGATTTGTCGAAGAGACAGGCCTGATTTGAAAGAAGAAATTCTCCCTGCATTGGAGAAATTGAAAGAGGTTGCTAATAAGGCTCGAGATTCTGCCTCAACTACCCGGCCTCCTCCTCCTACCTACTACTTGTGCCCTTTACTCAAG GATGTAATGGAGGAACCTTGTGTGGCAGCTGATGGGTATACATACGACAGGAAGGCGATAGAAACATGGCTAAAGGATAACGATATATCACCTATGACAAACCTACCGTTACCTCATAAGAACCTTCTACCAAATTATGCACTACTTTCTGCAATTCTTGACTGGAAATCAAGAAAGGCTGGAAATATTTAG